Proteins from one Anaerosoma tenue genomic window:
- a CDS encoding TetR/AcrR family transcriptional regulator has protein sequence MAPDGLSARERILGTAGELFADRGYNGVSIADIAAASGISTGLVYYHFKDKESLYESVVRAGLHLLEETAVGTLGVEGHPTDRLQSFIHSYMTLLEGHPALMRLLIRSVTDVSSPAPGQVLTRSAVTIDRLQSVIEEGVTSGEFRPVDTHLAATALFALVNTLITARVLDTPLGQTGGASIEERARSMTGLFLEGIRAC, from the coding sequence ATGGCACCCGACGGTCTCTCCGCACGTGAGCGCATACTCGGCACGGCAGGCGAGCTCTTCGCCGACCGCGGCTACAACGGCGTGTCCATCGCGGACATCGCTGCCGCCAGCGGTATCTCCACCGGCCTTGTGTACTACCACTTCAAGGACAAGGAGAGCCTCTATGAGAGCGTGGTGAGGGCGGGGCTCCACCTGCTTGAGGAGACAGCCGTCGGCACGCTCGGCGTGGAGGGGCATCCCACCGACCGGCTCCAGTCGTTCATCCACTCCTACATGACCCTCCTCGAAGGCCACCCTGCACTCATGCGTCTGCTCATCCGGAGCGTCACCGATGTCAGCAGCCCCGCTCCGGGACAAGTGCTCACGCGCAGCGCCGTGACGATCGACCGGCTTCAGTCGGTGATCGAAGAGGGCGTCACGTCGGGCGAGTTCAGGCCGGTCGACACCCACCTCGCGGCGACGGCGCTGTTCGCTCTCGTCAACACCCTGATCACCGCTCGCGTCCTCGACACGCCTCTCGGCCAGACGGGTGGCGCATCGATCGAGGAACGCGCCCGGTCCATGACCGGGCTGTTCCTGGAAGGGATCCGCGCATGCTGA